The following coding sequences lie in one Arachis hypogaea cultivar Tifrunner chromosome 9, arahy.Tifrunner.gnm2.J5K5, whole genome shotgun sequence genomic window:
- the LOC112709351 gene encoding uncharacterized protein produces the protein MTGLLKKHGIIHKVATAYHPHSNRQAEVSNREIKCILEKIVKPNKKNWSSRLGDALWAYRTAYTTPIGMRLGGAGIERKLQLQELENLRLEAYENSRLYKEKVKVVYDKNIRRREFRDGDLVLLYNSRLRLIPGKLRSRWEGPYRVEKAEPYGVFHLSHPSSPNFFKVNGHGLKLYHGEKTKNNKELEIFLLADPAEEED, from the exons aTGACAGGTCTGCTGAAGAAACATGGCATTATTCACAAGGTGGCGACGGCTTACCATCCCCATAGTAATaggcaagctgaggtgtctaacagagagataaagtgcaTATTGGAAAAGATTGTTAAGCCTAACAAAAAGAACTGGAGCTCCAGACTTGgagatgcgctttgggcttatcggacgGCTTACACGACACCCATCGGAATGA GACTAGGGGGAGCCGGAattgaaagaaagctgcaactacAAGAATTGGAGAACCTTCGATTAGAAGCGTATGAGAACTCTAGGCTCtacaaagaaaaagtgaaggttGTGTATGACAAGAACATAAGGAGAAGAGAGTTTAGAGATGGGGATCTAGTCCTTCTCTATAACTCAAGGTTGCGACTCATACCAGGAAAATTGAGATCTAGGTGGGAAGGACCCTACAGAGtggaaaaggcagagccatatggagtcttccacctgagtcacCCTTCCAGCCCCaacttcttcaaagttaatggcCACGGgttgaagctatatcatggtgagaagacgaAGAACAATAAGGAGCTGGAAATCTTCCTTTTGGCAGATCCAGCAGAGGAAGAGGACTGA